A genomic segment from Spinacia oleracea cultivar Varoflay chromosome 3, BTI_SOV_V1, whole genome shotgun sequence encodes:
- the LOC110776966 gene encoding uncharacterized protein isoform X2 codes for MAYSLKIGLYVLVTLVVCTVIVSFTSAGEEDDYEPQIGVIGGHPGQGTEDHGHEGGEEDHGTSADPTHIIDDALVCFYEKHLYSQCDESCRLTAKGELHVPHDHVDEFCSGPCLEETNLVLDCIDGIMDHFIFFNKATTQDVRDTILAGCGHGDKRGFFDVGEHIEADEGSGNIGSKATISVLSGILISIIGQIVLLL; via the exons ATGGCATACTCACTCAAAATCGGACTATATGTTCTGGTGACTTTAGTTGTCTGTACTGTTATTGTCAGTTTCACCTCAG CGGGAGAAGAAGATGATTATGAGCCACAAATTGGAGTTATAGGCGGGCATCCTGGCCAGGGTACGGAAGACCATGGTCATGAAGGGGGTGAGGAAGATCATGGGACGAGTGCTGATCCAACTCATATTATTGATGACGCTTTGGTGTGCTTCTACGAGAAACAT CTCTACAGTCAATGTGATGAGTCCTGCAGACTGACAGCGAAAGGAGAGCTCCATGTACCCCATGATCATGTCGATGAGTTCTGTAGTGGACCTTGTCTCGAGGAAACAAACCTCGTGCTAGACTGCATAGATGGAATTATGGATCACTTCATATTCTTTAACAAGGCCACCACTCAAGATGTCAGGGACACAATTCTAGCTGGCTGTGGCCATGGTGATAAAAGAG GGTTCTTCGATGTAGGAGAGCATATTGAAGCTGATGAAGGAAGCGGAAACATTGGCAGCAAGGCTACTATATCTGTACTGTCTGGCATTCTGATTTCAATCATAGGGCAAATTGTATTACTGCTGTAA
- the LOC110776965 gene encoding putative pentatricopeptide repeat-containing protein At3g16890, mitochondrial — translation MRGFSSFASRASPALRNLTENHPNQLKPFRKQNPTSNSQQIEAQKVGGKCSPNSHFNNSSFRYSSEHKFPPKSIDHKTLNQILLRKDWHLLLNHELKAGRVVLTLQSVVSILQNQENPLFSIRFYVWVLNANPLFEKNQRIRSVLANNLHRKGPVLLNTELVENIRNSGYGITEDFLCILIGSWGRLGLAKYCVEIFGQISFLGLSPTTRLYNAVLDALIKSNSLDLAYLKFQQMPSDYCKPDRFTYNILIHGVCKAGVVDEALRLVKQMASLGYAPNVFTYTILIDGYCNANRANDALRVLETMRVRKVAPSDATYRSLVHGVFRCLGKNEAFELFLGFVEREPILPKVFCDTVLHGLSSDTLAREAALFLQTCRERGYLPDTSVFNITITCLIKKLNVEETCEIVNSYLKLGLSLSLNTYLTLIETLFKEGHEREGSQYLMQMYQAGLLSNVNSFNMVIACLLKSRMTEEALDMFLGMQERGITPSLATFNTLIDGYFKAGKIDRASELLVMLLQRGFKPDIFTFSSVIDGLCRVNKIKDAFDCFAEMKEWGVSPNTVTYNILIRSMCIVGDISRSMALFRKMKADGISPDVYSFNALIQSFCKMNNIGKAQNLLVSMLALGLAPDNVTYSTLIKSMCDTGKSHDAMDIFLSMEVNGCVPDSQTCNLFVDTLVKLGQFKEAQDVASRCNQWGIAVKSISLV, via the coding sequence ATGAGAGGGTTCTCCAGTTTTGCTTCCAGGGCTTCTCCTGCTCTTAGAAACCTTACTGAAAATCACCCAAATCAATTAAAACCATTCAGAAAACAAAACCCTACATCAAATTCTCAGCAAATTGAAGCTCAGAAAGTGGGAGGTAAGTGTTCACCCAATTCTCATTTCAACAATTCCAGCTTTAGGTATTCTTCTGAGCACAAATTTCCCCCGAAATCGATTGATCATAAAACCCTGAATCAAATTTTGTTGAGAAAGGATTGGCATTTGTTGCTAAACCACGAATTAAAGGCTGGGAGGGTGGTTCTAACCCTACAATCTGTGGTTAGTATTTTGCAAAATCAAGAAAACCCATTATTTTCAATCAGGTTTTATGTCTGGGTTTTGAATGCTAACCCATTATTTGAAAAGAATCAGCGAATTCGCAGTGTTCTGGCTAATAACCTACACAGAAAAGGTCCGGTTTTGTTGAATACTGAGTTGGTTGAGAATATTAGGAATTCTGGGTATGGAATTACTGAAGATTTTTTGTGTATTTTGATTGGAAGTTGGGGTAGATTAGGCCTAGCTAAGTATTGTGTCGAGATTTTTGGACAAATTTCATTTCTTGGTCTTAGTCCTACTACTAGGTTATATAATGCTGTACTTGATGCTTTGATAAAGTCCAATTCGCTTGACTTGGCGTATTTGAAGTTCCAGCAGATGCCTTCTGATTATTGTAAACCGGATAGGTTCACTTATAATATCCTTATTCACGGAGTTTGCAAGGCCGGCGTTGTTGATGAAGCCCTTCGTTTAGTTAAACAGATGGCGAGTTTGGGTTATGCACCTAATGTGTTTACATATACTATACTAATTGATGGATACTGTAATGCCAATAGGGCGAATGATGCCTTGCGGGTTTTGGAGACAATGAGGGTTAGGAAAGTGGCTCCAAGTGATGCCACATATAGGTCATTGGTGCATGGGGTGTTCCGCTGTCTTGGGAAGAACGAGGCGTTTGAACTGTTTCTTGGATTTGTTGAGAGAGAACCAATTTTGCCTAAAGTATTTTGCGATACTGTATTGCACGGCCTCTCGAGTGACACTTTGGCCAGAGAGGCTGCTTTATTTTTGCAAACGTGTAGGGAAAGAGGCTATCTGCCTGATACTTCTGTTTTTAACATCACAATAACCTGTTTGATTAAGAAACTGAATGTTGAGGAGACTTGTGAAATAGTGAATAGCTACTTGAAATTAGGTTTAAGTCTATCTTTGAATACTTATCTTACCCTAATTGAAACTTTGTTCAAAGAGGGACATGAGAGAGAAGGAAGTCAGTATTTGATGCAGATGTATCAAGCTGGATTACTATCAAATGTGAACTCGTTCAACATGGTAATTGCTTGCTTGCTGAAATCTAGGATGACTGAAGAGGCACTAGATATGTTCTTAGGGATGCAAGAAAGAGGCATTACACCAAGTCTTGCTACTTTCAATACATTAATTGATGGGTATTTTAAAGCTGGAAAAATAGACAGGGCTAGTGAACTCTTGGTGATGCTCTTACAACGTGGATTTAAACCCGATATTTTCACTTTTAGTTCAGTAATTGATGGTCTTTGTCGGGTGAACAAGATCAAGGATGCATTTGATTGTTTTGCGGAAATGAAGGAGTGGGGTGTTAGTCCTAATACTGTGACTTACAACATATTGATTCGCTCTATGTGCATTGTTGGGGATATTTCTCGGTCCATGGCACTGTTTAGAAAGATGAAAGCTGATGGTATTAGCCCAGATGTTTATTCATTCAATGCTTTGATTCAAAGCTTTTGCAAAATGAATAATATTGGAAAGGCACAAAATTTGCTTGTTTCCATGCTTGCTTTAGGACTGGCTCCGGACAATGTCACTTATAGTACTCTGATTAAGTCAATGTGTGATACTGGTAAATCCCATGACGCGATGGATATTTTCCTGTCAATGGAAGTTAATGGGTGTGTTCCAGATTCACAAACCTGTAATTTATTTGTTGATACCCTTGTAAAATTGGGCCAGTTCAAAGAAGCCCAAGATGTTGCAAGTAGATGCAACCAGTGGGGTATAGCTGTGAAGTCTATCTCACTTGTGTAA
- the LOC110776970 gene encoding vignain-like: protein MGYNKCILLVSLAIAIAVAFAGLSEGFDFQEDDLVSEDSVRNLYERWSTEFTVSRSFDDKHKRFNVFKDNVDHVHQVNKMNKPYKLKLNMFADMTNVEFRSYFAGLKGKKKTNGTVSFMYADAGNVPPSIDWRTKGAVTPVRNQGHCGSCWAFSTVASVEGIIQIRTGKLVSLSEQELVDCDTFQNRGCNGGLMSVAFDFVRLRGGLTTEENYPYTAFNGICNIFKVDTAKVSIDGHEDVPVNDEGALLNAVANQPVSVGIDAGSRDMQFYSQGVFSGECGTTLNHGVAVVGYGTDAGTDYWIVKNSWGEQWGEKGYIRMKRGIVDRQGLCGIAMQASYPVKNTFSSNPSSSVQEGYSRTRKNRFN, encoded by the exons ATGGGTTACAACAAGTGCATATTGCTTGTATCCTTAGCCATAGCCATAGCCGTGGCCTTCGCCGGGCTCTCTGAGGGGTTCGATTTCCAAGAGGACGATCTAGTATCCGAGGATAGTGTAAGGAACTTATATGAGAGATGGAGTACTGAATTTACTGTTTCGAGAAGCTTCGATGACAAGCACAAGAGGTTCAATGTGTTCAAGGACAATGTGGATCATGTTCATCAAGTTAATAAGATGAACAAACCTTACAAGCTTAAGTTGAACATGTTTGCTGATATGACGAACGTAGAGTTTCGTAGCTACTTTGCTGGGTTGAAGGGGAAGAAGAAGACTAATGGCACCGTAAGTTTCATGTATGCAGATGCCGGTAATGTCCCTCCGTCCATTGATTGGAGGACAAAGGGTGCTGTTACTCCTGTTAGGAACCAAGGCCATTGTG GAAGTTGCTGGGCATTTTCGACGGTTGCATCAGTAGAGGGTATAATCCAAATCAGAACAGGGAAGCTAGTTTCATTGTCAGAACAGGAGCTTGTTGACTGTGACACCTTCCAGAACCGAGGATGCAACGGCGGCCTAATGAGCGTGGCGTTCGATTTTGTCAGGCTAAGGGGTGGCCTCACCACTGAAGAAAACTACCCTTACACAGCTTTTAACGGAATATGCAATATATTTAAG GTGGATACTGCAAAAGTATCAATTGATGGGCATGAGGATGTACCTGTGAATGACGAGGGCGCCCTGCTCAATGCTGTCGCGAACCAACCTGTGTCTGTGGGCATCGATGCTGGGAGTCGAGATATGCAGTTCTACTCACAG GGTGTGTTCAGTGGAGAATGTGGGACAACACTGAATCATGGTGTAGCAGTTGTGGGCTATGGAACAGATGCAGGTACAGATTACTGGATTGTAAAGAATTCATGGGgagaacaatggggggagaaaGGTTACATACGGATGAAGCGTGGTATCGTTGATAGACAAGGATTGTGTGGGATTGCAATGCAGGCCTCTTATCCTGTCAAAAACACTTTCAGTAGTAATCCTTCATCTTCTGTTCAGGAAGGATACTCCAGGACCAGGAAGAATCGATTTAATTAA
- the LOC110776966 gene encoding uncharacterized protein isoform X1, which translates to MAYSLKIGLYVLVTLVVCTVIVSFTSAGEEDDYEPQIGVIGGHPGQGTEDHGHEGGEEDHGTSADPTHIIDDALVCFYEKHQLYSQCDESCRLTAKGELHVPHDHVDEFCSGPCLEETNLVLDCIDGIMDHFIFFNKATTQDVRDTILAGCGHGDKRGFFDVGEHIEADEGSGNIGSKATISVLSGILISIIGQIVLLL; encoded by the exons ATGGCATACTCACTCAAAATCGGACTATATGTTCTGGTGACTTTAGTTGTCTGTACTGTTATTGTCAGTTTCACCTCAG CGGGAGAAGAAGATGATTATGAGCCACAAATTGGAGTTATAGGCGGGCATCCTGGCCAGGGTACGGAAGACCATGGTCATGAAGGGGGTGAGGAAGATCATGGGACGAGTGCTGATCCAACTCATATTATTGATGACGCTTTGGTGTGCTTCTACGAGAAACAT CAGCTCTACAGTCAATGTGATGAGTCCTGCAGACTGACAGCGAAAGGAGAGCTCCATGTACCCCATGATCATGTCGATGAGTTCTGTAGTGGACCTTGTCTCGAGGAAACAAACCTCGTGCTAGACTGCATAGATGGAATTATGGATCACTTCATATTCTTTAACAAGGCCACCACTCAAGATGTCAGGGACACAATTCTAGCTGGCTGTGGCCATGGTGATAAAAGAG GGTTCTTCGATGTAGGAGAGCATATTGAAGCTGATGAAGGAAGCGGAAACATTGGCAGCAAGGCTACTATATCTGTACTGTCTGGCATTCTGATTTCAATCATAGGGCAAATTGTATTACTGCTGTAA